The window GAAAACTGTAGCATGTATCGCCGCCGACCCAAAAAGTTCCTTACTTTCAGCGTGCAGTTTCCGTGCCCCGCCGGCGCGGCCGTCTTGTGAGTGGCCAGGATCGGCGGCGAGAAGTCCCGTCGTCTAAGCAGGGGTGAAAGGCAGGGAGAGGGTCCGGCAGCATCGGAAGGCGACGTAGCGAGCGGGGTGAGCCCCAGCGAAGGCAGTGCCGGGCTGGAAGGGAGGGCGGACGAGGTCGGGGGTCGTGGGGCAGAGGCCACCAGCGGGCTCAGTCGCAGCTGAGAGTCCATGTTGTGTCCATGTTCCAAAACATCTTGAAGCTTGTTATCCTCCTGGCCGACCTCTAGGGGGCGATCACAGATGGGAAGTGCTTCCTGTTGGCGGTCCAAACCCTCAAATTCTTCTTCCTCCATTGGACTTGGATACGTGTTGTGAGTGCCCAAACGTGAAGTTGCTGTCAGTTGCGTGTCTGCGTTTCGGGGTTTATCGtcttctgattggctggatgAATTTCCAGCCGTGGGTTTGAGGCACGGCGACGCGAAAGCTTCCATTCCTGATTCCGTGGCCACTTGGCGGAGTTTGCTGAGCTTCAGCGACGCAAACTGCTCGTCGGGCAAGTGGAAGTCCTGACGGAGGTCAAAGTGCGACAGGTCGCCGACGAGCTGCCTGTGGAGGAGACGTGGAGGTGTCGGGGAGAGTTTGggtgagaggaagaggagggaacGCCAGCTCTCGGAACCTGGAAGGACACGTTTCATCAACAAGTTGAGTATGTTCAACACTTCTgatcaatattgtgtttgtggaataccAATCAagcagcggccattttgccttcgACTGCCACTTTTGgctgtggactgaaaatgacatcacagtgctcaGCTTGCggacgtcacgtgaccaaacccagaaaattggtGAACtcgggctgtgcaattaatcgaaattcaattacaatttcaattattacactccataaTTACAAGcatattcataaaaataaaaaaaaattattaatacaaatttttgagttgttgaaatgtatacatttgcaccttttttaaattttaaaataacacatttttggggggttattctttatttataacGTTTCACACTTATACAGATGTTCTCATCTGTAGCTGtttctcatctcatctcatAAAATGCTACAAAAGTCAATATTTATGAAACGCTTAATTGTCTTTTTATGAAAGCACACATTAAGTTTAAGACCAAACTGTCTGTAAATATAAGAACACATAAGCATACCATGAACAATGTTTGTGAAAACATGAGCAatctaactcatttgctcccaaaaaacgtataaatatgttctattttaaacattaccatggtccccaaaacatatttatacgttttattttattttatattttttcatgctagagcatacagaaggctttgatgcagcctctgacctgaagaggtggcttaaagcaatggtagttattagaaaaaaacggccagcaggtggcagcagagtataagagatcatccaaggccatgttgtaaaaagccgtttcccccacagttttaaacagatttgtgaataatgatgaaacttagctatattatgattagtgctgtcaaagttaaagtgttaactgttTAATTAATCATGAAATTGAAACGTTCCACAATGTCATGCGAATCTTACTTGAGACCACCGGGGTGGACTTGACCGTCTTGTGAAAGATGGGAAAGACCTTCTGCGATGCGGATGACGGCTGCGTGCGAGGGGACGCGGACTTGGGATGGTCAGAAGGTGGTTCAACCTGTTTGGGACTTGGGTGGGAATTTGGAGAATCCGCCTCACGGAGCGACGGGCCAGGATAAGGCGAAGGTCTCTGGACCCGAAGGTTCCCCCTGCCCCCCCCTCTCCGACCCCTCCCCGGACGCGTGACCCGAGTGGGCGGAACGGCCTCCGTGGGGGTGTCACCCGCGCACATCGGAGCGGATGGCTCGCCGGAGCTGGCCGGGCTGGCTTTCTTCCGGCGGGTTCGGCCCGAGCTCAGCTGGGCCTGTATGACGGCCCGCAGGTCCGGCTGGCTCTGCGAGAGCGTCATGCGCCGGGTGGTCCGGACGTAGTACTCCGCAGGGAAAAGTAGTCCTTCCACCAGGGTGCAGGACTCCAGCAGACCTTTGCCCTCTACTCCTCCCGTCGATTCTACATTGCAAGAACTcatctgaaaaagaaaaaaaaaaacacgagttGAGGAATTAATGACTTGAGTAAAATGATATGCTAACAGTACAGGACTATTGGATTTAGCAAGTTTTCTTAAAACAAGAATTCATATTGCATTGGGAAAGACCAAGCCATACTTAAACTTTACTCTTAACCAGTGATgaattatttgaaggaaaaacatgcTTGAAGAAAGTGAAATTCTGTGACACAAAAACTTCCTTGTCAAAAGGAATGCTTTAGTAGATCAGGAACAGTAACATATTTTATCTTGTTTTTAGAAACTGCATTTTGGTTTTCGTTGTGGTCCTATACCTGCTTTAGTGAATTTCCAGACGCGAGTTGCCCTTTTTCCGTTCTGCAGACTTCATCAGGCACGTCTGCGTCCCTTTTCCCGTCTTGCTTCTCAGCCTGGCGCGCCGGAACGTTCCAGTGCGACAACAGCAGAGACGACGACGCGGATTCCCAACTTTGGCTTTCATCGGCGAAACTGGCCTCGCCTTGCGACTTCCCTCCTTCCTCGCTGCGCCTCTGCCAGCGCATGCGGCTGCGGCGGGAGCGCAGGCGCAGGGTCGGGCTGGCTCTGGAGGCGCATGCCGAGTCGTTGACATTCTGTTCCGGCGTGGACTCCAGCGGAGTCCTGACCGTGCCGCTACAGCTGGAGTCGGCGGGACCTGGCGAGAGGTAGTTGGGTAGCGATGTAACGATAGCGGCAagatcgtgatatcgcgatattaaaacggccacaatatcgtcgttgtcatgtcccgatatgaactcatttgctcccaaaaacgtataagtaCATTCTATTCTAAATATCAACACGCTCCCAAagacgtgtttatacgtttttttgttttgtttagttttttatgctttagcacacagaaggctttgatgcagcctctcaactgcagagaacggttgaagaaatggtagttattacacaaacggccagcaggtggcaacagagcataggaaattaaacaggaccatgttgaaaataaaaactcaattactcagaattctaaatagatttgtgaataatgatgaaacttagctatattctaatactaattgctgcaaaatggaaacagatagaaatataatttttcctggtgaaagaagagactttaatcttttttttggtaggtttcatgtttttatagcaatagaagacaatattctgtctgccttgcaaaatcagtcaaaataccgtaaaacagccgggagcgaagggggttgcttcagtgaaaacgacTGGTAATAAATAAGTTAATGGATTTTATCGATAGATGATTAAGACCCGGCACGACAAAAACTTacattgtgtttgttaaaagGTTCCACTCACATTACGAAAACAAAATGCGACTGAATGAAACGCGTCCATGATGtgacacgcacgcgcacaaaaCACGACGTCGTGTTGCTCTCACATGGACTTGCCCATCTGTGCGTCATGGACTTTTGAACATGACCTCTTGTTTTTCCACATACTTGCTCCATCAGTCGGCTTAAACGCCGCGTCCGGGTCTGCCTGGTCcaggcggcggcggccatcCCGCTTTGGAGCGACATCGTTCTTCACGTGTTTCCGCACCGCC of the Vanacampus margaritifer isolate UIUO_Vmar chromosome 7, RoL_Vmar_1.0, whole genome shotgun sequence genome contains:
- the palb2 gene encoding uncharacterized protein palb2 — encoded protein: MQSGAVWDVLRCEEQLRSTLYCDDKDNLRRKLAQLRKEYVKTAQKLQRAEQLEAVRKHVKNDVAPKRDGRRRLDQADPDAAFKPTDGASPADSSCSGTVRTPLESTPEQNVNDSACASRASPTLRLRSRRSRMRWQRRSEEGGKSQGEASFADESQSWESASSSLLLSHWNVPARQAEKQDGKRDADVPDEVCRTEKGQLASGNSLKQMSSCNVESTGGVEGKGLLESCTLVEGLLFPAEYYVRTTRRMTLSQSQPDLRAVIQAQLSSGRTRRKKASPASSGEPSAPMCAGDTPTEAVPPTRVTRPGRGRRGGGRGNLRVQRPSPYPGPSLREADSPNSHPSPKQVEPPSDHPKSASPRTQPSSASQKVFPIFHKTVKSTPVVSSSESWRSLLFLSPKLSPTPPRLLHRQLVGDLSHFDLRQDFHLPDEQFASLKLSKLRQVATESGMEAFASPCLKPTAGNSSSQSEDDKPRNADTQLTATSRLGTHNTYPSPMEEEEFEGLDRQQEALPICDRPLEVGQEDNKLQDVLEHGHNMDSQLRLSPLVASAPRPPTSSALPSSPALPSLGLTPLATSPSDAAGPSPCLSPLLRRRDFSPPILATHKTAAPAGHGNCTLKAPAGSGLVDACCLLDSDGHLCVAAAGKWAVSLWSRGSSLCAWTRRHVWPFTQPLMNVFPVPDGAGLVCVTLGRLESKEVRVLSCGGGEPALLLDGAVQAAVGVAESRVVTSSRSTTGCTLQVFTLSKDGSASCCLPLASPKVCVTALAPVDVLPDALLATDERGRLFVWNLKSGHLLRKIELDDSLSHTSCLKGFSCRGALLVLLQHEFLGSLPTKQNLAKDEMFSQQKEKNEPALFSLVAVNPLSGKSVLVAHLEPPASWSGRLRAADASDVAAVGRSESGCVCVWHLRRRDGVAVTAAPNGEGWQLARWAQDGATLVTGHRNGDVTLHFDLAAQDHFM